A genomic stretch from Microtus pennsylvanicus isolate mMicPen1 chromosome 11, mMicPen1.hap1, whole genome shotgun sequence includes:
- the Hcfc1r1 gene encoding host cell factor C1 regulator 1, whose translation MILQQPLERGPPSRDPRATTGVARGLDAREPLHKQFLSEENMATHFSRLSLHNDHPYCSPPVTFPQVLPPLRSSCPELLLWRYPGSLIPEALRLLRLGDTPSPFYPASPAGDIMEL comes from the exons ATGATCCTACAACAGCCCCTGGAGCGAGGCCCCCCAAGTCGGGACCCACGGGCCACCACTGGGGTGGCTCGCGGCCTGGACGCCAG GGAGCCCTTGCACAAGCAGTTTCTTTCCGAGGAGAACATGGCCACCCACTTCTCTCGACTCAGCCTACATAATGACCACCCCTACTGCAGCCCCCCTGTGACTTTCCCCCAGGTCCTGCCACCACTCAG gagCTCTTGCCCAGAGTTGCTTCTGTGGCGCTATCCTGGGAGCCTGATCCCTGAGGCCCTCAGGCTACTGAGGCTGGGGGATACCCCCAGTCCCTTCTACCCTGCATCCCCAGCTGGGGACATCATGGAGCTCTAA